A stretch of Megalobrama amblycephala isolate DHTTF-2021 linkage group LG14, ASM1881202v1, whole genome shotgun sequence DNA encodes these proteins:
- the LOC125244655 gene encoding uncharacterized protein LOC125244655, with translation MIIFSLSVAPKISSSCKLSSVITCVCEAHGNPSPTLEWRLSGNVLANSTNTSISSETPGNTTLKSVLIIHQPLTETAVLQCFSKNTHGTASASQKFHPVTPTAKTKTETGFHHPSMLLGAAVGALAMMLLCIMKICYERRKNPKASGTRQDDRSGFILTQTATASDGDDECVYAVTHKPPESPHYSSIDFTNAEPASGEIRGVSSMTDEYSLVRHCSAKDAASVTDPKKDQSPPDSGAKITDVTSEDSIYENMTRRLVV, from the exons ATGATCATATTCTCTCTTTCAGTTGCGCCCAAAATCTCCAGCTCTTGTAAGCTAAGCAGCGTAATCACATGTGTCTGTGAGGCTCATGGGAATCCCTCGCCTACACTAGAGTGGCGTCTATCTGGAAATGTTCTCGCTAACTCTACAAACACGTCCATCAGCAGCGAAACTCCAGGAAACACAACCTTGAAGAGTGTCCTAATCATCCATCAGCCCCTCACAGAAACGGCTGTCCTGCAGTGTTTCAGTAAAAACACTCACGGCACCGCCAGTGCCAGCCAAAAGTTTCATCCCGTCACACCAACAGCAAAGACAAAGACAGAGACAG GTTTCCATCATCCATCTATGCTGCTCGGAGCTGCTGTCGGCGCGTTAGCAATGATGCTCTTGTGCATCATGAAGATCTGCTATGAACG aagaaAGAATCCCAAAGCTTCAGGAACCAGACAAGATGACAGATCTGGATTCATTCTGACTCAAACA GCCACTGCTTCTGATGGTGACGACGAGTGTGTTTACGCCGTTACACATAAACCACCAGAATCTCCTCATTATTCCTCCATCGACTTCACGAACGCAGAGCCGGCGTCAGGAGAGATCAGGGGCGTCTCCTCAATGACTGATGAATATTCTTTGGTCCGTCATTGTTCTGCAAAAGACGCAGCATCTGTGACGGACCCCAAGAAAGACCAAAGCCCACCAGATAGTGGGGCGAAGATcactgatgtgacatcagaagaCTCAATTTATGAAAACATGACCCGTCGCTTGGTCGTTTAA